The Medicago truncatula cultivar Jemalong A17 chromosome 4, MtrunA17r5.0-ANR, whole genome shotgun sequence genome includes a region encoding these proteins:
- the LOC11445584 gene encoding diacylglycerol kinase 7, whose translation MESSPSSTTEDSKKIQVRSSLVESIRGCGLSGMRIDKEDLKKQLTLPQYLRFAMRDSIRLQDPSAGETLYRNRAEGEDSAAPTSPMVVFINARSGGRHGPALKERLQQLMSEEQVFDLADVKPHEFVLYGLACLEMLAGLGDSCAKETREKLRVMVAGGDGTVGWVLGCLTELRQLGREPVPPVGIVPLGTGNDLSRSFNWGGSFPFAWKSAIKRTLQKASVGSVHRLDSWRLSISMPESTTVKPPYCLKQAEEFTLDQGIEIEGELPDKVKSYEGVYYNYFSIGMDAQVAYGFHRLRDEKPYLASGPIANKIIYSGYSCTQGWFFTPCTSDPGLRGLRNILRMHIKRVSSSEWEQVAIPKSVRAIVALNLHSYGSGRNPWGKPKPEYLEKKGFVEADVADGRLEIFGLKQGWHASFVMVDLITAKHIAQAAAIRLELRGGGWKNAYLQMDGEPWKQPLSKDFSTFVEIKREPFQSLVVDGS comes from the exons atggaatcaTCGCCATCATCAACGACGGAAGATTCAAAGAAGATACAAGTTCGTTCATCACTCGTTGAATCAATTCGCGGCTGCGGTCTCTCCGGCATGCGTATTGACAAAGAAGACTTGAAGAAGCAGCTTACTTTGCCACAGTATCTTCGCTTTGCAATGCGTGATTCCATTCGTCTTCAAGATCCTTCCGCCGGAGAAACTCTTTACCGGAATCGCGCTGAAGGAGAAGACTCCGCTGCTCCGACTTCTCCTATGGTTGTTTTCATCAATGCTCGTAGCGGCGGCCGGCATGGTCCTGCTCTTAAAGAAAGACTCCAGCAACTCATGAGTGAAGAACAG GTTTTTGATCTAGCTGATGTGAAGCCTcatgaatttgtattgtatggATTGGCTTGTTTGGAGATGTTAGCTGGTCTAGGTGATTCTTGTGCTAAAGAAACTCGTGAAAAACTCAGGGTTATG GTTGCTGGAGGTGATGGTACAGTTGGCTGGGTGTTAGGATGTCTTACAGAACTTCGCCAGCTAGGCCGAGAGCCAGTTCCTCCGGTTGGGATCGTACCACTTGGGACAGGAAATGATCTGTCTAGGAGTTTTAACTGG GGTGGTTCATTTCCTTTTGCTTGGAAGTCAGCAATCAAAAGAACTCTTCAAAAGGCTAGTGTTGGGTCAGTTCATCGGTTGGATAG TTGGCGACTTTCCATTTCAATGCCTGAAAGCACAACCGTTAAACCACCATATTGTTTGAAGCAAGCAGAAGAGTTCACTCTTGATCAG GGCATAGAAATTGAGGGAGAACTGCCTGATAAAGTTAAAAGTTATGAAGGCGTGTACTATAATTACTTCAGCATAG GAATGGATGCACAAGTGGCTTATGGCTTCCATCGTCTACGCGATGAAAAACCCTACCTTGCAAGTGGTCCAATTGCAAACAAG ATTATTTATTCTGGTTACAGTTGTACTCAGGGCTGGTTTTTCACACCTTGTACAAGTGATCCAGGTCTAAG GGGACTAAGAAATATTTTGCGGATGCATATCAAAAGGGTTAGTAGCTCAGAGTGGGAGCAAGTTGCAATTCCTAAAAG TGTGAGGGCAATAGTTGCTTTGAATCTTCATAGCTATGGAAGTGGAAGAAACCCATGGGGTAAACCAAAACCCGAATATTTAGAGAAG AAAGGCTTTGTTGAAGCTGATGTCGCCGATGGGCGCTTGGAAATATTTGGTCTAAAGCAAGGATGGCATGCATCGTTTGTCATGGTTGATTTGATCACTGCGAAGCACATTGCTCAG GCAGCAGCTATTCGATTGGAACTCAGAGGTGGAGGGTGGAAAAATGCCTATTTGCAAATGGATGGAGAACCCTGGAAACAGCCATTAAGCAAGGACTTCTCGACATTCGTGGAGATAAAGAGGGAGCCTTTCCAGTCACTTGTGGTTGATGGATCTTAG